A genomic region of Xanthomonas campestris pv. phormiicola contains the following coding sequences:
- a CDS encoding MarR family transcriptional regulator has protein sequence MNCAPSLPGPPSFGLLLRQVRDGLMRRLDASMTELQLGLGFSHYIGMKALAYMSPCTANELAQAIDQNPSAVTRLLDKFQDLGWVRREAHAQDRRALQIVLTDEGRALWQQLRQRGDEAIASALRDLSADEREHLTSLLTRVRDSLNSP, from the coding sequence ATGAACTGCGCTCCCTCCCTCCCTGGTCCGCCCTCGTTCGGCCTGCTGCTGCGGCAGGTGCGCGACGGGCTGATGCGCCGCCTGGACGCCTCCATGACCGAACTCCAGCTCGGCCTGGGCTTCAGCCACTACATCGGCATGAAGGCGCTGGCATACATGTCGCCCTGCACCGCCAACGAGTTGGCCCAGGCCATCGACCAGAACCCCAGCGCGGTCACCCGCCTGCTGGACAAGTTCCAGGACCTGGGCTGGGTACGCCGTGAAGCGCATGCGCAGGACCGCCGCGCGCTGCAGATCGTGCTCACCGACGAGGGCCGCGCGCTGTGGCAGCAGCTCAGGCAGCGCGGCGACGAGGCCATCGCCAGCGCGCTGCGCGACCTCTCGGCCGACGAGCGCGAACACCTCACATCGCTGTTGACCCGCGTCCGCGACTCCCTCAATTCGCCATGA
- the bfr gene encoding bacterioferritin translates to MKGHPEVVQCLKDLLRGELAARDQYFIHSRRYEDQGLQALYARINHEMEEETEHADALLRRILFLEGDPDMRPHAFEPGRTVEEMLEKDLQVEYEVRANLAAGMKLCEEHGDYVSRDILLKQLQDTEEDHAWWLEQQLGLIKRLGMALYQTSKIGGSGVGE, encoded by the coding sequence ATGAAGGGACATCCTGAAGTTGTGCAATGCCTCAAGGACCTGCTGCGCGGCGAACTCGCTGCGCGCGATCAATATTTCATCCACTCGCGGCGCTACGAGGATCAGGGCCTGCAGGCGCTGTACGCGCGCATCAACCACGAGATGGAAGAGGAGACCGAGCACGCCGACGCGCTGCTGCGGCGCATCCTGTTCCTGGAAGGCGACCCGGACATGCGCCCGCATGCGTTCGAGCCCGGGCGCACGGTCGAGGAGATGCTGGAAAAAGACCTGCAGGTCGAATATGAAGTGCGCGCGAACCTGGCCGCCGGCATGAAGCTGTGCGAGGAGCACGGCGACTACGTCAGCCGCGACATCCTGCTCAAGCAGCTGCAGGACACCGAAGAAGACCACGCCTGGTGGCTGGAACAGCAACTGGGCCTGATCAAGCGGCTGGGCATGGCGCTGTACCAGACCTCGAAGATCGGCGGCAGTGGGGTGGGGGAGTAA
- a CDS encoding GDSL-type esterase/lipase family protein: MQRFLRALWSRSDSSRPRRGAARARQCAALLLCLGALGVGGAQAEPNVAAITPTDRLHEAWWAQRHQQVLAQARAHADTPLLLIGDSITHNYDKANAPDEDFQPTWQTFYGRRGALNLGFSGDATEHVLWRLQHGEVDGLRPKVAMLLIGTNNTGHERQSAADTVLGIDAVVATLEQRLPATRILLLGLLPSAGSAQKRARDAEVNRALAVRYGDNPRVAYLDIGAIFLEHGALDQSLFYDPRLHPPGDALHPDTRGQRRMAEAIEPTLARLLGEPPRLPLAAMTQANTAIIPVPWLEQDSYDWYARHHAALEAARRVQPEVVMIGDSITHFWAGPPQATRVGGAQAWQRTFGASRVLNLGFGWDRTQNVLWRLRQGEVDGLAPRWVVINIGTNNLTGTENARASTPQEAADGVAAVVAEVRQRLPRSRIVLMGILPRGFAADAPLRAPIAQTNRLLAARFGHDPAVRWLDIGARFLQPDGSLPQALMPDSTHPSEEGYRIWGEALREIGVGG; encoded by the coding sequence ATGCAGCGTTTTCTGCGCGCCTTGTGGTCCCGCTCGGATTCCTCGCGGCCGCGCCGCGGCGCTGCACGCGCCCGGCAGTGTGCAGCGCTGCTGCTGTGCCTCGGCGCCCTCGGCGTCGGCGGCGCGCAGGCCGAGCCGAACGTGGCGGCGATCACCCCGACCGACCGCCTGCACGAAGCCTGGTGGGCGCAGCGCCACCAGCAGGTGCTGGCGCAGGCGCGCGCGCATGCGGACACGCCGCTGCTGCTGATCGGCGACTCGATCACCCACAACTACGACAAGGCCAATGCGCCGGACGAGGATTTCCAGCCGACCTGGCAGACCTTCTACGGCCGCCGCGGCGCGCTGAACCTGGGTTTCAGCGGCGATGCCACCGAGCACGTGCTGTGGCGGCTGCAGCACGGCGAAGTGGACGGCCTGCGGCCCAAGGTCGCGATGCTGCTGATCGGCACCAACAACACCGGCCACGAGCGGCAGAGCGCCGCCGACACCGTGCTCGGCATCGACGCGGTGGTGGCGACCCTGGAGCAGCGCCTGCCGGCCACGCGCATCCTGCTGCTCGGCCTGCTGCCCAGCGCCGGATCGGCGCAGAAGCGCGCGCGCGACGCCGAGGTCAACCGCGCCCTGGCGGTGCGCTACGGCGACAATCCGCGGGTGGCCTACCTCGATATCGGCGCGATCTTCCTCGAGCACGGCGCGCTCGACCAGAGCCTGTTCTACGATCCGCGGCTGCATCCGCCAGGCGATGCCCTGCACCCGGACACGCGCGGCCAGCGGCGCATGGCCGAGGCGATCGAGCCGACCCTGGCGCGCCTGCTCGGCGAACCGCCGCGGCTGCCCTTGGCGGCGATGACGCAGGCCAATACCGCGATCATCCCGGTGCCGTGGCTGGAGCAGGATTCCTATGACTGGTACGCGCGCCACCACGCGGCGCTGGAGGCGGCGCGCCGGGTGCAGCCCGAGGTGGTGATGATCGGCGATTCCATCACCCACTTCTGGGCCGGGCCGCCGCAGGCCACCCGGGTCGGCGGCGCGCAGGCCTGGCAGCGCACCTTCGGCGCGTCCAGGGTGCTGAACCTGGGCTTCGGCTGGGATCGCACCCAGAACGTGCTGTGGCGGCTGCGGCAGGGCGAAGTGGACGGGTTGGCGCCGCGCTGGGTGGTGATCAACATCGGCACCAACAACCTCACCGGCACCGAGAACGCGCGGGCCAGCACGCCGCAGGAAGCGGCCGATGGCGTGGCCGCGGTGGTCGCCGAGGTGCGCCAGCGGCTGCCGCGCAGCAGGATCGTGCTGATGGGCATCCTGCCGCGCGGCTTCGCCGCCGACGCGCCGCTGCGCGCCCCGATCGCGCAGACCAACCGCCTGCTGGCCGCGCGTTTCGGCCACGATCCGGCGGTGCGCTGGCTGGACATCGGCGCACGCTTCCTGCAGCCCGACGGCAGCCTGCCGCAGGCGCTGATGCCCGACAGCACCCATCCCAGCGAGGAGGGCTACCGGATCTGGGGCGAAGCGCTGCGCGAGATCGGCGTCGGCGGTTGA
- a CDS encoding helix-turn-helix domain-containing protein — MKSFGDRLREARKAAGLTQEQLGFALGVTKSSVSAWENDRETPSFRLLPNLRGVLKRSLDELICGHGQSGARVHDLPADYALQAHDPHEQALLTRYRNLPARRREAVLELLKPDKG; from the coding sequence ATGAAAAGCTTCGGCGACCGGTTGCGCGAAGCCAGGAAAGCCGCCGGGCTCACCCAGGAACAATTGGGCTTCGCGCTGGGCGTGACCAAGTCGTCGGTGTCGGCATGGGAGAACGATCGCGAGACCCCGAGCTTTCGCCTGTTGCCGAACCTGCGCGGCGTACTCAAGCGCTCGCTGGACGAACTGATCTGCGGCCACGGCCAGAGCGGCGCGCGCGTGCACGACCTGCCGGCCGACTACGCGCTGCAGGCGCACGACCCGCACGAGCAGGCGCTGCTGACCCGCTACCGCAACCTGCCCGCACGGCGCCGCGAAGCGGTGCTGGAGCTGCTCAAGCCGGACAAGGGCTGA
- a CDS encoding efflux transporter outer membrane subunit gives MNLSASSHRLRPFAAAALTLALAACASSRGLEPQGRRLDADRQLQAGKTLAADQLAPAAWPQQDWWKALGDPQLDALIAEALQGTPNLEAADARLRLAQAQAGAANADRGAKLSLSAGYTGLQLPKGLAGDEIGGKYIHNEQALLDFSYGFDLWGGKRAAWEAAVDQAHAAQVDAQAARLDLSAGVARAYAQLGYAWRLYDLAGEELARSDNSLKLVRQRVGAGIDSNLQLRQAEARVPAARQQQQAAQQQIDEARTALAALLGRGPDRGLEIERPRPLDPVAVQLPSVLPSDLLGRRPDVVAARWRVEAASQSIGAAKAQFYPSINLLALGGVAATNPADLFKGDALLGVFAPSLSLPLFDSGRLRSQLAERDAQYDLAVATYNQALVAALREVADQVSAARSLAQQAQQQAQAVGTAQAAFDLAQQRYRAGIGNYLDVLSVQQQLLEAQQRLASLQSNQILVSVRLNQALGGGYDATSAADAPSTSSASTHS, from the coding sequence ATGAACCTCTCCGCTTCGTCCCATCGCCTGCGCCCGTTCGCGGCCGCGGCACTCACCCTGGCGCTGGCCGCCTGCGCCAGCAGCCGTGGCCTGGAACCGCAGGGCCGCCGGCTCGATGCCGACCGGCAATTGCAGGCCGGCAAGACCCTGGCCGCCGACCAGCTGGCGCCGGCCGCCTGGCCGCAGCAGGACTGGTGGAAGGCGCTGGGCGACCCGCAGCTCGACGCGCTGATCGCCGAGGCGCTGCAGGGCACGCCGAACCTGGAGGCGGCCGACGCGCGGCTGCGCCTGGCGCAGGCGCAGGCCGGCGCGGCCAATGCCGACCGCGGCGCCAAGCTGTCGCTGTCGGCCGGCTATACCGGCCTGCAACTGCCCAAGGGACTGGCCGGCGACGAGATCGGCGGCAAGTACATCCACAACGAGCAGGCGCTGCTGGACTTCAGCTACGGCTTCGACCTGTGGGGCGGCAAGCGCGCGGCCTGGGAAGCGGCGGTGGACCAGGCGCATGCGGCGCAGGTCGATGCGCAGGCCGCGCGCCTGGACCTGTCGGCCGGCGTGGCCCGCGCCTATGCGCAGCTCGGCTACGCCTGGCGCCTGTACGACCTGGCCGGCGAAGAGCTGGCGCGCTCGGACAACAGCCTGAAGCTGGTGCGGCAGCGGGTCGGCGCCGGCATCGACAGCAACCTGCAGCTGCGCCAGGCCGAGGCGCGGGTGCCGGCCGCGCGCCAGCAGCAGCAGGCGGCGCAGCAGCAGATCGACGAGGCGCGTACCGCGCTGGCGGCGCTGCTCGGCCGCGGCCCGGATCGCGGGCTTGAGATCGAGCGCCCGCGGCCGCTCGATCCGGTGGCGGTGCAATTGCCGTCGGTGCTGCCCAGCGATCTGCTAGGGCGCCGCCCGGACGTGGTCGCCGCGCGCTGGCGGGTCGAGGCGGCGTCGCAGAGCATTGGCGCGGCCAAGGCGCAGTTCTATCCGAGCATCAACCTGCTCGCGCTCGGCGGCGTCGCCGCGACCAATCCCGCCGACCTGTTCAAGGGCGACGCCCTGCTCGGCGTGTTCGCGCCGAGCCTGAGCCTGCCGTTGTTCGACAGCGGCCGCCTGCGCAGCCAGCTGGCCGAGCGCGATGCGCAATACGACCTGGCGGTGGCCACTTACAACCAGGCGCTGGTGGCGGCGCTGCGCGAGGTCGCCGATCAGGTCAGCGCGGCGCGTTCGCTGGCGCAGCAGGCGCAACAGCAGGCGCAGGCGGTGGGCACCGCGCAGGCCGCCTTCGACCTGGCGCAGCAGCGCTACCGCGCCGGCATCGGCAACTACCTGGACGTGCTGAGCGTGCAGCAGCAGTTGCTCGAGGCGCAGCAGCGCCTGGCCTCGCTGCAGTCCAACCAGATCCTGGTGTCGGTGCGCCTGAACCAGGCGCTGGGCGGCGGCTACGACGCCACCTCCGCCGCCGACGCGCCGTCGACCTCCTCCGCTTCCACGCATTCCTGA
- a CDS encoding DHA2 family efflux MFS transporter permease subunit, giving the protein MSNQAATPAAPGAPGAPAAAFRPPSVALCTVGLAMASFMQVLDTTIANVSLPTIAGNLGASSQQATWVITSFAVSNAIALPLTGFLSRRFGETKLFVWATLSFTIASLLCGLAQSMGMLVVSRAIQGFVCGPMYPITQSLLVSIYPREKRGQALALLAMITVVAPIAGPILGGWITDNYSWEWIFLINVPLGIIAAIVVGSQLRGRPEPTERPRMDYVGLITLVIGVGCLQLVLDLGNDEDWFSSDKIVVLAAISAVALAVFLIWELTDKDPIVNLRLFRHRNFRAGTMALIVAYAAFFSVSLLIPQWLQRDMGYTAIWAGLATAPIGILPVLMTPFVGKYASRFDLRMLASIAFIFMATTSFMRSDFSLQVDFAHVAGVQLLMGVGVALFFMPVLQILLSDLDGREIAAGSGLATFLRTLGGSFAASLTTYLWAKRTQLHHAHLTEHISTYTPGMQEQVQAMGQGDLQNGAAFLNNTINHQASQMGFNDIFYLLGWTFLGIIFFLWLAKPPFAGGGGAAAAGGH; this is encoded by the coding sequence ATGTCCAACCAAGCTGCCACTCCTGCCGCGCCCGGCGCTCCGGGCGCACCGGCCGCCGCGTTCCGCCCGCCCAGCGTGGCGTTGTGCACGGTGGGCCTGGCGATGGCCTCGTTCATGCAGGTGCTCGATACCACCATCGCCAACGTCTCGTTGCCGACCATCGCCGGCAACCTCGGCGCCAGTTCGCAGCAGGCGACCTGGGTCATCACCTCGTTCGCGGTCAGCAATGCGATCGCGCTGCCGCTGACCGGCTTTTTGAGCCGGCGCTTCGGCGAGACCAAGCTGTTCGTGTGGGCCACGCTGTCCTTCACCATTGCCTCGCTGCTGTGCGGCCTGGCGCAGAGCATGGGCATGCTGGTGGTGTCGCGCGCGATCCAGGGCTTCGTGTGCGGGCCGATGTACCCGATCACGCAGAGCCTGCTGGTGTCGATCTACCCGCGCGAGAAACGCGGGCAGGCGCTGGCGCTGCTGGCGATGATCACCGTGGTCGCGCCGATCGCCGGCCCGATCCTGGGCGGCTGGATCACCGACAACTACAGCTGGGAATGGATCTTCCTGATCAACGTGCCGCTGGGCATCATCGCCGCGATCGTGGTCGGCTCGCAGCTGCGCGGCCGTCCGGAACCGACCGAGCGCCCGCGCATGGACTACGTCGGCCTGATCACGCTGGTCATCGGCGTCGGCTGCCTGCAGCTGGTGCTGGACCTGGGCAACGACGAGGACTGGTTCAGCTCGGACAAGATCGTGGTACTGGCCGCGATCTCGGCGGTGGCGCTGGCGGTGTTCCTGATCTGGGAACTGACCGACAAGGATCCGATCGTCAACCTGCGCCTGTTCCGCCACCGCAACTTCCGCGCCGGCACCATGGCGCTGATCGTGGCCTACGCCGCGTTCTTCAGCGTCTCGCTGCTGATCCCGCAGTGGCTGCAGCGCGACATGGGCTACACCGCGATCTGGGCCGGCCTGGCCACCGCGCCGATCGGCATCCTGCCGGTACTGATGACGCCGTTCGTCGGCAAGTACGCCTCGCGCTTCGACCTGCGCATGCTGGCCAGCATCGCCTTCATCTTCATGGCCACCACCAGCTTCATGCGTTCGGACTTCAGTCTGCAGGTCGATTTCGCCCACGTGGCCGGGGTGCAGTTGCTGATGGGCGTGGGCGTGGCGCTGTTCTTCATGCCGGTGCTGCAGATCCTGCTGTCGGACCTGGACGGGCGCGAGATCGCGGCCGGTTCCGGCCTGGCCACGTTCCTGCGCACGCTGGGCGGCAGCTTCGCCGCCTCGCTGACCACCTACCTGTGGGCCAAGCGCACGCAACTGCACCACGCCCACCTCACCGAGCACATCTCCACGTATACGCCGGGGATGCAGGAACAGGTGCAGGCGATGGGGCAGGGCGATCTGCAGAACGGGGCCGCGTTCCTCAACAACACCATCAACCACCAGGCCTCGCAGATGGGCTTCAACGACATCTTCTACCTGCTGGGCTGGACGTTCCTGGGCATCATCTTCTTCCTGTGGCTGGCCAAGCCGCCGTTCGCGGGCGGCGGCGGAGCGGCCGCGGCGGGCGGTCACTGA
- a CDS encoding helix-turn-helix transcriptional regulator — translation MDIEIRPSVPLPPPHHGATADLYDPRIAEWFDQAEGPPLLAFLAQTPLALEHEVDWHRHVRGQMICVEEGLLGTRTEHGHWTLPPGCAGWMPPQELHTVQISGPLRIHVLLVHPAACADLADRPCVIGMNGLLRELLLRVAAWGMPQTLDADQQRICAVLLDELRQAPIERLHLPIPSDRRLLRIAAQLLATPADGRSLAQWAHWAGLSPRSLSRHFREETGLSFAGWRQQARLAEALRQLNDGASVADTAHRLGYSSPSAFVTAFRAHFGSPPARYLAAAGRAGATRGLASPAASG, via the coding sequence ATGGATATCGAAATCCGGCCATCCGTGCCTCTCCCCCCGCCGCACCATGGCGCAACCGCCGACCTGTACGATCCGCGCATCGCCGAATGGTTCGACCAGGCCGAAGGTCCGCCGCTGCTGGCGTTCCTGGCGCAGACCCCGCTCGCGCTGGAACACGAGGTGGACTGGCACCGTCATGTCCGCGGGCAGATGATCTGCGTGGAAGAGGGGTTGCTCGGCACCCGCACCGAGCATGGCCACTGGACGCTGCCGCCCGGTTGCGCCGGCTGGATGCCGCCGCAGGAACTGCATACGGTGCAGATCTCCGGGCCGCTGCGTATCCATGTGCTGCTGGTCCACCCGGCGGCCTGCGCGGACCTGGCCGATCGTCCGTGCGTGATCGGCATGAACGGCCTGCTGCGCGAACTGCTGCTGCGGGTGGCCGCGTGGGGCATGCCGCAGACCCTGGATGCGGACCAGCAGCGGATCTGCGCGGTGCTGCTGGACGAATTGCGCCAGGCGCCGATCGAACGCCTGCACCTGCCGATTCCCAGCGACCGGCGCCTGCTGCGCATCGCCGCGCAATTGCTCGCCACCCCTGCCGATGGCCGCTCGCTGGCGCAGTGGGCGCACTGGGCCGGGCTGTCGCCGCGCAGCCTGAGCCGGCATTTCCGCGAGGAAACCGGGCTCAGCTTCGCCGGCTGGCGGCAGCAGGCGCGGCTGGCCGAGGCGCTGCGGCAGCTGAACGACGGCGCCAGCGTCGCCGACACCGCGCATCGGCTCGGCTACAGCAGCCCCAGCGCCTTCGTCACCGCCTTCCGCGCCCATTTCGGCAGTCCGCCGGCGCGTTATCTGGCCGCGGCCGGTCGCGCCGGCGCGACGCGCGGCTTGGCATCGCCGGCCGCATCCGGATAA
- the parC gene encoding DNA topoisomerase IV subunit A — protein MTDLARPAFHGFEQLPLREYAERAYLDYSMYVVLDRALPFLGDGLKPVQRRIIYAMSELGLNATAKPKKSARTVGDVIGKYHPHGDSACYEALVLMAQPFSYRYPLIEGQGNFGSTDDPKSFAAMRYTESKLTPIAEVLLGELGQGTVDWSPNFDGTMDEPTWMPARLPHLLLNGTTGIAVGMATDVPPHNLNEIVSALIRLLDDPDASVADLCEHVRGPDYPTTAEIITPAADLRAIYETGHGSVRARATFQKEHANIVVTALPYQVSPSKVIEQIAQQMRVKKLPWLEDIRDESDHANPVRVVLVPRSNRVDAEQLMGHLFATTDLERSYRVNLNVIGLDGRPQVKNLKTLLEEWLRFRSDTVVRRLNHRLEKVERRLHLLDGLLVAFLNLDEVIRIIRSEDEPKPALIARFALSEEQADYILETRLRQLARLEEMKIRGEQNALAKEREQLQAVLASKTKLKKMIKDELVADAKKFGDARRSPLVQRGAAQAIDETELVPSEPMTIVMSEKGWIRAAKGHDVDPAGLSYRDGDSLLAAVRGRSTQQVAFLDSEGRAYSTLAHSLPSARGNGEPLTGRFSPASGASFQAMASGDNDSRLVLASSHGYGFVTRFENLTSRNKAGKAMLNLTPNAKVLPPASVSNLQTDRIVAVTSAGHLLAFPIADLPELDKGKGNKIIDIPKAKLGTERVVAIAAVAPGNTLLVKSGQRTMSLSFKDLDAYLGVRASRGGLLPRGWQKVDDLAVE, from the coding sequence ATGACCGACCTCGCCCGCCCCGCCTTCCATGGTTTCGAACAGCTGCCGCTGCGCGAATACGCCGAACGCGCCTACCTCGACTACTCCATGTACGTGGTGCTGGACCGCGCCCTGCCGTTCCTCGGCGACGGCCTGAAACCGGTGCAGCGGCGCATCATCTACGCGATGAGCGAGCTGGGCCTGAACGCGACGGCCAAGCCGAAGAAGTCCGCGCGCACCGTCGGCGACGTGATCGGCAAATACCACCCGCATGGCGACAGCGCCTGCTACGAGGCGCTGGTGCTGATGGCGCAGCCGTTCTCCTACCGCTACCCGCTGATCGAGGGCCAGGGCAACTTCGGCTCCACCGACGACCCGAAGTCGTTCGCGGCGATGCGCTACACCGAATCCAAGCTGACCCCGATCGCCGAAGTGCTGCTCGGCGAGCTCGGCCAGGGCACGGTGGACTGGTCGCCGAACTTCGACGGCACCATGGACGAGCCGACCTGGATGCCGGCGCGGCTGCCACACCTGCTGCTCAACGGTACCACCGGCATCGCCGTGGGCATGGCCACCGACGTGCCGCCGCACAACCTCAACGAGATCGTCAGCGCGCTGATCCGCCTGCTCGACGATCCCGACGCCAGCGTCGCCGACCTGTGCGAACACGTGCGCGGCCCGGACTACCCGACCACCGCCGAGATCATCACCCCGGCCGCCGACCTGCGCGCGATCTACGAGACCGGCCACGGCAGCGTGCGCGCGCGCGCCACGTTCCAGAAGGAACACGCCAACATCGTGGTCACCGCGCTGCCCTACCAGGTGTCGCCGTCGAAGGTGATCGAGCAGATCGCGCAGCAGATGCGCGTCAAGAAGCTGCCGTGGCTGGAAGACATCCGCGACGAGTCCGACCACGCCAACCCGGTGCGGGTGGTGCTGGTGCCGCGCTCCAACCGGGTCGACGCCGAGCAGCTGATGGGCCACCTGTTCGCCACCACCGACCTGGAGCGCAGCTACCGGGTCAACCTCAACGTGATCGGCCTGGACGGCCGCCCGCAGGTCAAGAACCTCAAGACCTTGCTGGAGGAGTGGCTGCGCTTCCGCAGCGACACCGTGGTGCGCCGGCTCAACCATCGGCTGGAGAAGGTCGAGCGGCGCCTGCACCTGTTGGACGGCCTGCTGGTCGCGTTCCTCAACCTGGACGAAGTGATCCGCATCATCCGCAGCGAGGACGAGCCCAAGCCGGCGCTGATCGCGCGCTTCGCGCTCAGCGAGGAACAGGCCGACTACATCCTGGAAACCCGCCTGCGCCAGCTGGCGCGGCTGGAAGAGATGAAGATCCGCGGCGAGCAAAACGCGCTGGCCAAGGAGCGCGAACAGCTGCAGGCGGTGCTGGCCAGCAAGACCAAGCTGAAGAAGATGATCAAGGACGAGCTGGTCGCCGACGCCAAGAAGTTCGGCGACGCGCGGCGCTCGCCGCTGGTGCAGCGCGGCGCGGCGCAGGCGATCGACGAGACCGAACTGGTGCCGAGCGAGCCGATGACCATCGTGATGTCGGAGAAGGGCTGGATCCGCGCGGCCAAGGGCCACGACGTGGACCCGGCCGGCCTGTCCTACCGCGACGGCGACAGCCTGCTGGCCGCGGTGCGCGGGCGCAGCACGCAGCAGGTGGCGTTCCTGGATTCGGAAGGCCGCGCCTACTCCACCCTGGCGCATTCGCTGCCGTCGGCGCGCGGCAACGGCGAGCCGCTGACCGGGCGTTTCTCGCCGGCCTCCGGCGCGTCGTTCCAGGCCATGGCCAGCGGCGACAACGACAGCCGGCTGGTGCTGGCGTCCTCGCACGGCTACGGCTTCGTCACCCGCTTCGAGAACCTGACCAGCCGCAACAAGGCCGGCAAGGCGATGCTCAACCTGACCCCGAACGCCAAGGTGCTGCCGCCGGCGTCGGTGAGCAATCTGCAAACCGACCGCATCGTCGCGGTGACCAGTGCCGGCCACCTGCTGGCGTTCCCGATCGCCGACCTGCCCGAGCTGGACAAGGGCAAGGGCAACAAGATCATCGACATCCCCAAGGCCAAGCTCGGCACCGAGCGGGTGGTGGCGATCGCCGCGGTCGCGCCGGGCAACACGCTGCTGGTGAAGAGCGGCCAGCGCACCATGTCGCTGTCGTTCAAGGACCTGGACGCCTACCTCGGCGTGCGCGCCAGCCGCGGCGGACTGCTGCCGCGCGGGTGGCAGAAGGTGGACGACCTGGCGGTGGAGTGA
- a CDS encoding efflux RND transporter periplasmic adaptor subunit, whose translation MNQTTTPDSSAPAPSRRGMLLRGLAVLVVLVLIALAIWYFVSGRWHEDTDDAYVQGNLVQITPMVAGTVVSIGADDGMRVERGQLLVKLDPADTQVALQQAEANLARTVRQVRGLFRSVQGAQAELSSQQVTLQRARADVARRSSLVATGAISAEELAHARDQLAAAEAAVSGSRETVERNRALIDDNGVAHQPDVQAAAAQVRQAFLNNARSAIVAPVSGYVARRSVQVGQRVQPGTALMAVVPLEQVWVDANFKETQLKHMRLGQPVELESDLYGGAVRYQGTVQSLGLGTGSAFSLLPAQNASGNWIKIVQRVPVRIAIDPKQLAQNPLRIGLSMKVDVNLHQQGGGVLPSKFATGTLLDTDVYAQQLGQADEAIAQIIHANLPDAAKAN comes from the coding sequence ATGAATCAGACAACGACTCCCGATTCCTCCGCTCCCGCCCCGAGCCGGCGCGGCATGCTGCTGCGCGGCCTGGCCGTGCTGGTGGTGCTGGTGCTGATCGCGCTGGCGATCTGGTACTTCGTCTCCGGCCGCTGGCACGAAGACACCGACGACGCCTACGTGCAGGGCAACCTGGTGCAGATCACGCCGATGGTGGCCGGTACCGTGGTCAGCATCGGCGCCGACGACGGCATGCGCGTGGAGCGCGGCCAGTTGCTGGTCAAGCTCGATCCGGCCGACACCCAGGTCGCGCTGCAGCAGGCCGAGGCCAATCTGGCGCGCACCGTGCGCCAGGTGCGCGGCCTGTTCCGCAGCGTGCAAGGCGCGCAGGCCGAGCTGTCGTCGCAGCAGGTGACCCTGCAGCGCGCCCGCGCCGACGTCGCCCGCCGCAGCAGCCTGGTCGCCACCGGCGCGATCTCCGCCGAGGAACTGGCGCATGCGCGCGACCAGCTGGCCGCCGCCGAGGCCGCGGTCAGCGGTTCGCGCGAGACGGTGGAGCGCAACCGCGCGCTGATCGACGACAACGGCGTGGCCCACCAGCCCGACGTGCAGGCCGCCGCCGCGCAGGTGCGCCAGGCGTTCCTCAACAATGCCCGCAGCGCGATCGTCGCGCCGGTGTCCGGCTACGTCGCGCGGCGCTCGGTGCAGGTCGGCCAGCGCGTGCAGCCCGGCACCGCGCTGATGGCGGTGGTGCCGCTGGAGCAGGTGTGGGTGGACGCCAACTTCAAGGAAACCCAGCTCAAGCACATGCGCCTGGGCCAGCCGGTGGAACTGGAGTCGGACCTGTACGGCGGCGCGGTGCGCTACCAGGGCACGGTGCAGAGCCTGGGCCTGGGCACCGGTAGCGCGTTCTCGCTGCTGCCGGCGCAGAACGCCAGCGGCAACTGGATCAAGATCGTGCAGCGCGTGCCGGTGCGCATCGCCATCGATCCCAAGCAGCTGGCGCAGAATCCGCTGCGCATCGGCCTGTCGATGAAGGTGGACGTGAACCTGCACCAGCAGGGCGGCGGCGTGCTGCCGAGCAAGTTCGCCACCGGCACGCTGCTGGATACCGACGTCTATGCGCAGCAGCTGGGCCAGGCCGACGAGGCCATCGCGCAGATCATCCACGCCAACCTGCCCGACGCCGCCAAGGCGAACTGA